In one window of Prevotella sp. E13-17 DNA:
- a CDS encoding L-rhamnose/proton symporter RhaT, with the protein MEIIIGLLIIAIGAFCQSSCYVPINKIKDWSWESYWIVQGVFAWLILPFLGAILAVPSGESLFNLFASAPSSNLWMTILFGVLWGVGGLTFGLSMRYLGVALGQSIALGTCAGLGTIMGPVLLNIFFPELDALKSLTSAVLLGVLVTLIGIAIIGAAGSMKSATLSEEEKKAAVKDFNFPKGLAIALLAGFMSGCFNVGLEFGKDINFGELTNPMFRTLPATFLVTFGGFITNAIYCFYQNQKNRTWGDYAKGNVWANNLLFCLLAGALWYSQFFGLSLGRSFFEAGGTMDVLSFCILMALNVVFSNVWGIILKEWKGCSAKTIVVLVCGIVTLVISCFLPQLIG; encoded by the coding sequence ATGGAAATTATTATCGGACTATTAATCATTGCAATTGGCGCCTTCTGCCAGTCAAGTTGCTATGTGCCTATCAACAAAATCAAAGACTGGTCTTGGGAGTCGTACTGGATCGTCCAAGGTGTCTTCGCATGGCTGATATTGCCATTTTTAGGTGCCATCCTGGCCGTTCCCAGTGGAGAATCACTCTTTAACCTGTTTGCCTCTGCACCATCATCAAACCTATGGATGACTATACTTTTTGGCGTTCTTTGGGGCGTTGGCGGACTGACATTCGGACTCTCCATGCGCTATCTGGGTGTCGCTTTAGGACAAAGCATTGCTTTAGGAACCTGTGCAGGACTTGGAACTATCATGGGCCCTGTGCTTCTCAACATCTTCTTCCCTGAGCTCGATGCTTTAAAGTCGCTCACCTCTGCCGTTCTTTTAGGCGTCCTCGTCACGCTCATTGGCATAGCCATCATTGGTGCAGCAGGCTCCATGAAATCGGCCACACTGTCTGAAGAAGAGAAAAAGGCAGCAGTTAAAGACTTCAACTTCCCAAAGGGACTGGCTATCGCCCTGTTGGCAGGCTTCATGAGTGGTTGCTTCAACGTCGGCCTGGAGTTTGGTAAAGACATCAATTTCGGCGAGTTAACCAATCCGATGTTCCGCACACTACCAGCCACTTTCCTCGTAACCTTTGGTGGATTTATCACCAATGCCATCTACTGTTTCTACCAGAATCAGAAGAATCGCACTTGGGGCGACTATGCCAAAGGCAACGTATGGGCCAACAACCTGTTGTTCTGCCTGTTGGCTGGTGCCCTGTGGTATTCGCAGTTCTTCGGTCTGTCACTGGGACGCTCATTCTTCGAGGCAGGCGGCACCATGGACGTGCTATCGTTCTGCATATTGATGGCGCTCAATGTTGTCTTCTCTAACGTATGGGGAATCATTCTCAAAGAGTGGAAAGGCTGTTCTGCGAAAACCATCGTCGTGTTGGTGTGTGGCATCGTGACACTGGTCATCTCATGCTTCCTGCCACAACTGATCGGATAG
- a CDS encoding flavodoxin family protein, with translation MKVLLINGSPKENGNTFLALSEVARTLNEEGIETTIISIGKKAVQGCIACGMCGRNNNRCTFHDDLYYNVMRTIKDGIDGLVVGSPVYYGGPNGSLCALLDRVFYSLGQDLQFKPAASVVVCRRGGASAAFDRLNKYFTILNMPIVSSQYWNMVYGQTPGQAAQDEEGMQTMRTLGRNMAWMIKKLNVAEDGHPQLEPMQRTNFIR, from the coding sequence ATGAAGGTCTTATTGATAAATGGAAGTCCCAAGGAGAATGGCAACACTTTTCTGGCACTGAGCGAGGTGGCTCGTACCCTCAATGAAGAAGGTATAGAAACGACCATCATTTCCATTGGAAAGAAAGCCGTACAGGGATGCATTGCTTGTGGCATGTGTGGAAGAAACAACAATCGCTGCACTTTCCACGACGATCTCTATTATAACGTCATGCGCACTATCAAAGACGGGATAGACGGGCTGGTCGTTGGCTCGCCCGTTTACTATGGAGGCCCCAACGGTTCTCTCTGTGCACTCCTCGACCGCGTGTTCTATTCGTTGGGGCAAGACCTGCAATTCAAGCCCGCCGCCAGCGTTGTCGTTTGTCGCAGAGGCGGTGCTTCGGCAGCATTCGACCGACTCAACAAATACTTCACCATACTGAATATGCCTATTGTCAGCTCGCAATACTGGAACATGGTTTACGGGCAAACACCTGGGCAGGCAGCACAGGACGAAGAAGGCATGCAGACCATGCGCACATTGGGGCGCAATATGGCATGGATGATCAAGAAACTAAACGTTGCGGAGGATGGGCATCCCCAATTAGAGCCCATGCAAAGAACAAACTTTATCAGATAA
- a CDS encoding GH92 family glycosyl hydrolase: protein MKTRFVLLLWLSGLTASMLATDHTSYVNPFIGTQTDETGALSGSTFPGATMPQGMVQLSPETEQMVTWDPCSGYDYNRDSIYGFTHTHLSGTGCTDLIDVSLMPLSHEVNAAELSRGVFGQRYSHQAEAARPGYYMVELQESGVRVELSATVRTGIHRYTFPQGKPQTIVLDLDRGTYRGEAYYTGRRAYQIIQSQMRVVDDHTIEGFRVITGWAKLRKVYFRAEFSRPFSQRLLMDGRRNVGGSPVVNGRSLRGALSFDPADGRELTVKVAISPVDNLGARKNMKAEAQSWNFNDYTQAAHNAWEKALACIDVDGTQEQKTIFYTGLYHVLMQPNTMSDVDGRYMDTNFEIKQMPRGEAYHSTFSLWDTFRAAHPLYTLIAPDVAAQFVRDMVRHHQTYGYLPIWDLWGQDNYCMIGNHAIPVLADAILAELPGIDVDEAYQAMVESSTRSHLNSPFEVWEKYGYMPQTLQNTSVSITLEQAFDDWCVAAVAKKLGRKADYERFIRRSEFYRNLFDAKTGFFRAKDERGNWIEPFDPLSYENPSFIEGNAWQYMWFVPQNPKGLIELLGGEKNFLKKLDENFSLTATSGEVNGNASGFIGQYAHGNEPSHHTVYLYNFAGRPQRTQELVEQVRSQFYNATPCGYAGNDDCGQMSAWYIFSSLGFYPFNAGAAEYVIGTPLFKRATLHLAGGRDFVVTAPNKTAQKVHVKRVKLNGKTMKELVLSHQQIMEGGTLQFDM from the coding sequence ATGAAAACTAGATTCGTCCTCCTTCTATGGCTTAGTGGTTTGACGGCAAGTATGCTGGCTACCGACCACACTTCGTATGTAAACCCTTTTATTGGCACTCAGACCGATGAGACAGGCGCCCTTAGTGGATCGACATTCCCTGGGGCAACGATGCCGCAAGGCATGGTGCAGCTGAGTCCTGAAACAGAGCAAATGGTGACTTGGGATCCTTGTTCTGGCTATGACTACAATCGTGATTCTATCTATGGTTTTACCCATACTCATCTCAGCGGAACGGGGTGCACAGACCTGATAGACGTCAGCTTAATGCCTCTGTCCCATGAAGTGAATGCTGCCGAGTTGAGTAGGGGCGTGTTCGGTCAGCGATATAGTCATCAGGCCGAGGCTGCTCGTCCGGGCTATTATATGGTTGAACTCCAGGAGAGTGGCGTCCGCGTAGAGCTCTCAGCTACCGTTCGTACTGGCATTCATCGCTACACGTTCCCCCAAGGTAAGCCCCAAACCATTGTCCTCGATTTGGACAGAGGTACCTATCGCGGCGAGGCATATTACACAGGACGCCGGGCCTATCAGATCATACAAAGCCAGATGCGTGTTGTCGATGACCACACCATAGAGGGTTTCCGTGTCATTACAGGATGGGCCAAGTTGCGCAAAGTCTATTTTCGTGCAGAGTTCTCACGCCCCTTCAGTCAGCGTCTTCTGATGGATGGCAGACGCAATGTTGGCGGGAGCCCTGTGGTCAATGGTCGTTCGCTGCGTGGTGCGCTCAGTTTCGACCCTGCTGACGGTAGGGAGTTGACAGTCAAGGTGGCTATCTCGCCAGTCGATAATCTGGGAGCGCGCAAGAATATGAAGGCTGAGGCGCAAAGCTGGAATTTCAATGATTACACCCAGGCTGCTCACAACGCATGGGAGAAAGCATTGGCATGTATCGATGTTGATGGCACACAAGAGCAAAAGACCATTTTCTACACCGGCCTTTATCATGTGCTGATGCAGCCCAATACCATGAGCGATGTGGATGGACGCTATATGGACACCAACTTTGAAATCAAGCAGATGCCTCGTGGCGAGGCATATCATAGCACCTTCAGCCTTTGGGATACGTTCCGCGCGGCTCATCCACTTTATACGCTCATCGCCCCAGATGTAGCAGCTCAGTTTGTTCGCGACATGGTGCGTCATCACCAGACCTATGGCTATCTGCCCATTTGGGACCTGTGGGGGCAGGATAACTACTGCATGATTGGCAATCATGCCATTCCCGTGCTGGCTGATGCCATATTGGCAGAGCTGCCTGGCATTGATGTTGACGAGGCGTATCAGGCCATGGTGGAGAGCAGCACCCGTAGTCATCTCAACTCGCCATTCGAGGTGTGGGAGAAGTATGGCTATATGCCTCAGACGCTGCAGAACACCAGTGTTAGCATCACCCTCGAACAGGCTTTTGATGATTGGTGCGTGGCAGCTGTCGCAAAGAAATTGGGCCGTAAGGCAGACTACGAGCGATTCATCCGTCGCAGCGAGTTCTATCGCAATCTGTTCGATGCCAAAACGGGCTTCTTCCGTGCCAAGGATGAGAGAGGCAACTGGATAGAACCTTTCGATCCCCTCAGCTATGAGAATCCTTCTTTCATCGAGGGTAATGCTTGGCAGTATATGTGGTTTGTGCCTCAAAATCCGAAAGGACTCATCGAACTGCTGGGCGGTGAGAAGAACTTCTTGAAGAAACTTGATGAGAACTTTTCGCTGACTGCAACCAGTGGTGAGGTGAATGGCAATGCCAGCGGCTTCATCGGACAGTATGCGCATGGCAACGAGCCCAGCCACCACACGGTATATCTCTACAACTTTGCAGGTCGCCCGCAGCGCACCCAGGAGTTGGTGGAGCAGGTGCGCAGTCAGTTCTATAACGCCACCCCCTGTGGCTATGCCGGCAACGACGACTGTGGACAGATGTCGGCATGGTATATCTTCTCTTCATTGGGTTTCTACCCGTTCAATGCTGGTGCTGCCGAGTATGTCATTGGCACACCGCTCTTCAAGCGTGCAACGCTGCATTTGGCAGGTGGACGCGATTTTGTCGTTACGGCTCCCAATAAGACAGCCCAGAAGGTACATGTGAAACGCGTGAAGCTGAATGGAAAAACAATGAAAGAGCTGGTACTCTCGCATCAGCAGATCATGGAGGGTGGTACCCTTCAATTCGATATGTAA
- a CDS encoding C-GCAxxG-C-C family protein — METRKNIAKEKKRSGSHNCAQAVLHTYADIAGVDEDMAMNMANAFGTGMGCMEGTCGALVGAGMVLGMVNKDKVKSMKQMREIMTKFQQRNGATQCKLLKGVGTKVVLRECPDCVADAAEFLEEQLGA; from the coding sequence ATGGAAACAAGAAAGAACATTGCAAAAGAGAAAAAACGTAGTGGAAGTCATAACTGTGCCCAGGCTGTCCTGCACACCTATGCCGATATAGCCGGGGTCGATGAGGACATGGCCATGAATATGGCAAACGCCTTCGGAACGGGCATGGGGTGCATGGAAGGCACCTGTGGTGCACTGGTTGGAGCAGGCATGGTGCTGGGTATGGTCAATAAGGATAAAGTGAAGTCAATGAAGCAGATGCGTGAGATCATGACTAAATTCCAGCAGCGTAATGGTGCCACACAGTGTAAACTGTTGAAAGGTGTCGGCACGAAAGTCGTTCTTCGCGAATGTCCCGATTGTGTTGCAGATGCTGCCGAGTTCCTGGAAGAACAGCTCGGCGCATAG
- a CDS encoding 4Fe-4S binding protein: MMEQKKKNFHRHFATSGHSLYWIIITYLIVGWFFPAIGLIALICMIGPVVTSIWRGRFWCGNVCPRGNLYDRLLSKYSPHKPIPRFVRTSGFRLFMVFFIFTMFGLQLSQARWSEGGLAMWSDIGRVFWTIILMTTVVGVVLSFIYAPRTWCSFCPMGTISRWVAPKQAPLPKSFKGIHVSSACKTTCKMCARVCPMQLTPYEASGEATGYLHPDCIKCRKCTLACPTKVVSYE; encoded by the coding sequence ATGATGGAACAAAAGAAGAAAAACTTTCATAGGCATTTTGCCACATCAGGGCACTCGCTCTATTGGATTATTATCACCTATCTAATCGTAGGTTGGTTCTTCCCTGCCATCGGCCTGATAGCGCTGATTTGCATGATAGGTCCAGTAGTCACCTCCATTTGGCGTGGTCGCTTCTGGTGCGGAAATGTGTGTCCACGAGGAAATTTGTACGACCGTCTGCTCTCAAAATATTCTCCTCACAAGCCGATACCCCGTTTCGTGCGTACGTCGGGATTCCGCCTGTTCATGGTGTTCTTCATCTTCACCATGTTCGGACTGCAATTGAGTCAGGCACGTTGGAGTGAAGGCGGACTGGCCATGTGGAGTGACATCGGTCGTGTGTTCTGGACCATCATCCTCATGACCACCGTTGTGGGTGTTGTACTCTCGTTTATTTATGCGCCTCGCACTTGGTGCAGCTTCTGTCCAATGGGCACCATCTCTCGTTGGGTGGCACCCAAACAGGCTCCTCTCCCCAAGTCTTTCAAAGGCATCCACGTCAGCAGCGCTTGTAAGACTACTTGTAAGATGTGTGCCCGCGTGTGTCCCATGCAGCTCACGCCTTATGAGGCAAGTGGCGAGGCAACGGGCTATCTGCACCCCGACTGCATCAAGTGTCGCAAGTGTACCTTGGCATGTCCCACAAAGGTAGTCAGCTATGAATAA
- a CDS encoding TIGR04076 family protein has protein sequence MNKVRITAIRQTVYSDLVAQYENPIEHACGVRVGQQWISVDGERPEGMCPSAWSSMQEFVVALAHGGGNFYDGWMKNPKSAMISCNDGFRPFSFLIEVIE, from the coding sequence ATGAATAAAGTAAGGATCACAGCCATCCGGCAGACTGTCTATTCCGATCTTGTGGCGCAATACGAGAACCCCATAGAGCATGCTTGTGGAGTAAGGGTAGGGCAGCAGTGGATTTCTGTCGATGGCGAGCGTCCGGAAGGGATGTGTCCTTCTGCATGGTCTTCGATGCAAGAGTTTGTTGTGGCCTTGGCCCATGGCGGAGGCAACTTCTACGATGGATGGATGAAGAATCCGAAGAGTGCCATGATAAGTTGTAACGATGGATTCCGCCCCTTCAGTTTCCTGATTGAAGTGATCGAATAG
- the dinB gene encoding DNA polymerase IV, which translates to MVTNKIIHVDMDQFFAAVEQRDNPELRGKPIAVGHDAERGVVSTASYEARRFGVHSAQSIQVAKRLCPQLIIVEPHFQKYKEVSAQLHEIFHDYTDLIEPISLDEAFLDVTENKKEIELGVAIAREIKQRIRETTGLTASAGVSYCKFLAKIASDWRKPDGLTVIHPDRALDFIAHLKVEKIWGVGQKTAVKMHRMGIFTGLDLRNMTQSRLTQEFGKMGQVFYNFSRGIDNRPVISEWERKSVSCEHTFESDISKNADITIHLYHTVLELVRRIEKNHFEGRTLTLKVKFANKREQSEVYFDAAEREQTRQDGKFMDFQQITRSITADHILRSKGDILPLAKRLMQGVEYHSHPIRLIGLGVSKPGTSTPQEENHWTELELDFKPWPED; encoded by the coding sequence ATGGTAACAAATAAGATCATTCATGTGGACATGGATCAGTTCTTCGCTGCTGTAGAACAGCGCGACAATCCCGAACTGAGAGGCAAACCTATTGCGGTTGGCCATGATGCAGAACGCGGTGTGGTCTCGACAGCCAGCTACGAAGCCCGACGATTCGGTGTGCATTCTGCGCAGTCTATTCAGGTGGCCAAGCGTCTTTGTCCACAGCTGATCATCGTGGAACCTCACTTTCAAAAGTATAAGGAGGTGTCTGCCCAATTACATGAGATATTTCACGACTATACCGATTTGATTGAACCGATATCTCTAGACGAGGCTTTTCTCGACGTGACGGAGAACAAAAAAGAAATCGAGTTAGGGGTAGCTATTGCCCGCGAAATCAAGCAACGTATTCGCGAGACGACAGGACTGACGGCATCGGCAGGCGTCAGCTACTGTAAGTTTCTTGCAAAGATTGCCTCTGACTGGCGCAAACCCGACGGACTGACAGTGATTCATCCAGACAGAGCACTGGATTTCATCGCTCATCTGAAAGTAGAGAAGATTTGGGGCGTAGGCCAGAAAACCGCTGTGAAAATGCACCGCATGGGTATCTTTACGGGACTTGACCTGAGAAACATGACGCAAAGCCGACTGACTCAAGAGTTCGGAAAGATGGGACAGGTGTTCTATAACTTCTCGAGAGGCATTGACAACAGGCCCGTCATCTCTGAATGGGAGCGCAAGTCTGTGAGTTGCGAGCATACATTTGAATCGGACATCAGCAAAAACGCTGACATCACTATTCACCTCTATCACACTGTGCTTGAGCTGGTCAGACGCATTGAGAAGAACCACTTTGAAGGTCGAACGTTGACACTGAAGGTTAAGTTTGCGAATAAACGAGAGCAGAGTGAAGTTTACTTCGACGCTGCCGAGCGAGAGCAAACTCGCCAGGATGGCAAGTTTATGGACTTTCAGCAAATTACTCGCAGCATCACCGCAGACCATATTCTACGTAGTAAGGGCGATATTCTGCCACTGGCAAAACGACTGATGCAGGGTGTAGAGTATCACTCTCACCCCATCCGTCTGATAGGCTTAGGGGTGTCAAAGCCTGGAACTTCCACACCACAGGAAGAGAATCATTGGACCGAGTTGGAATTAGATTTTAAACCATGGCCCGAAGATTAG
- a CDS encoding type I restriction endonuclease subunit R — protein MQKFLYICSKIINPINRSVLESQIENSFIRKLTTDLKYVYRDDIHDRQSLERNFREKFQALNKVHLTDAEFTRLMEELTNSDVYASSKRLREINTFMREDGTPLQYTLVNIKDWCKNDYEVVNQLRMNTRYSSHRYDVILLINGLPLVQIELKTLDVSPRRAMQQIVDYKNDVGNGYTNSLLCFMQMFIVSNRTNTYYFANNNRTHFNFNAAENYLPVYQWADEKNKKITNLDDFSDVFLAKCKLGEMISRYMVLVASEQKILMMRPYQIYAVKAIINCINENRGNGYIWHTTGSGKTLTSFKAATLLKDNPEIDKCLFVVDRKDLDRQTREEFNKFQEGCVEENTNTDALVRRMLSEDYSDKIIVTTIQKLGIALDPQNRANYQKRLLPVRDMRMVFIFDECHRSQFGENHKAIKEFFPNSQLFGFTGTPIFEQNASYTQITGEEAQYKTTEDVFEKELHAYTITNAIDDKNVLRFHVDYFKPDENDNVIGIAKKQAVVKMILQKHNNATNERRFNALFATGSINEAIEYYQLFKKMQAEQQEKDEAFEPLNIACVFSPPAEGNRDIMQIQEDLQQERIDNEKEPDQKKASLMAIIDDYNKQYGTNHSVAEFDAYYQDVQKRIKSQKYTNQDYAHKNKIDITIVVDMLLTGFDSKYLNTLYVDKNLKYHGLVQAFSRTNRILNDTKPYGNILDFRGQQDAVDEAIALFSGEKNGDVARQVWLVEPAEVIIQKYCKAVNDLRNFMHLQNLEFKPEEVANLKGDDAKAGFINYFKEVQRYKTQLDQYTDLVKVDNNENPWMASELIATTTYGFRDDDELRAFRGAYLDVAKQLKTKRESNDITVSTEIEDLDFEFVLFASALIDYDYIMELISRYVGAPSMQKMTKEQLVNLICSSANLIDEREDIIDYIDDLDAKGVNGKTEKEIEQGYELFKKDKFTKAISSIAEKHHLDIEAVQTFVNEIVERRIFDGEKLYDLIAPLELGWKDRARKEEELMKDLIPLLKRMAGGQKISGLSAYEN, from the coding sequence ATGCAAAAGTTTTTGTATATTTGCAGCAAAATAATCAATCCTATCAATAGAAGCGTGTTAGAAAGCCAAATTGAGAATAGTTTCATAAGGAAACTAACAACAGACTTGAAGTATGTCTATCGTGATGATATTCACGACAGACAGAGCCTTGAGCGTAACTTCAGGGAGAAATTTCAAGCTTTGAACAAGGTGCATTTGACAGATGCTGAGTTTACCCGTTTGATGGAGGAACTTACTAATTCTGATGTCTATGCCTCTTCCAAGAGATTGCGTGAAATTAATACGTTTATGCGTGAGGACGGCACACCTCTTCAATATACATTGGTTAATATCAAGGACTGGTGCAAGAATGACTACGAAGTCGTCAATCAGTTGCGAATGAACACCCGTTATAGTTCGCATCGTTATGATGTGATATTACTGATTAACGGCTTGCCCCTTGTGCAGATAGAGTTAAAGACACTTGATGTCAGCCCTCGTCGTGCCATGCAGCAGATCGTTGACTATAAGAATGATGTTGGCAACGGATATACTAATTCGTTGCTCTGCTTCATGCAGATGTTCATTGTCAGCAACAGGACAAATACCTACTATTTTGCTAACAACAACAGGACTCATTTCAATTTCAATGCTGCCGAGAACTATTTGCCGGTCTATCAATGGGCAGACGAGAAGAACAAGAAGATAACCAACCTTGACGACTTCTCTGATGTCTTTTTAGCAAAGTGTAAGTTGGGTGAGATGATTAGCCGTTACATGGTACTTGTTGCCAGCGAACAGAAGATATTGATGATGCGTCCTTATCAGATTTATGCTGTAAAGGCCATCATAAATTGTATCAATGAAAATCGTGGTAACGGCTATATCTGGCATACAACGGGTAGTGGCAAGACGTTGACATCTTTTAAGGCTGCAACGCTGTTGAAGGACAATCCCGAAATCGACAAATGCCTGTTTGTGGTGGATCGTAAAGACCTTGACAGACAGACACGCGAGGAATTCAATAAGTTCCAAGAGGGTTGTGTGGAAGAGAACACCAATACAGATGCACTGGTGCGCAGAATGTTGTCGGAAGATTACTCTGACAAGATTATTGTGACCACCATTCAGAAATTGGGTATCGCCTTAGATCCGCAGAATCGCGCTAACTATCAGAAACGTCTGCTTCCTGTAAGAGATATGCGTATGGTGTTTATCTTTGACGAATGCCATCGTTCGCAGTTTGGCGAGAACCACAAGGCCATTAAAGAGTTCTTCCCAAACTCTCAGTTGTTTGGCTTTACAGGAACACCCATTTTTGAGCAGAATGCATCCTATACGCAGATAACGGGTGAGGAGGCTCAGTATAAGACAACAGAAGACGTCTTTGAGAAAGAACTGCATGCCTATACTATCACCAACGCTATTGATGATAAAAACGTGCTGCGTTTCCATGTGGACTACTTTAAGCCCGATGAGAACGATAATGTTATTGGCATTGCAAAGAAACAGGCTGTTGTCAAGATGATTCTGCAAAAACATAACAATGCCACTAATGAACGTCGCTTCAATGCGCTCTTTGCAACGGGGTCTATCAATGAAGCCATTGAGTATTACCAGTTATTCAAGAAGATGCAGGCAGAGCAACAGGAAAAGGATGAGGCATTCGAGCCATTAAACATTGCTTGTGTATTCTCTCCACCTGCTGAAGGGAACAGGGACATTATGCAGATTCAGGAGGATTTGCAGCAAGAGCGTATCGACAATGAGAAAGAGCCAGATCAGAAAAAGGCTTCACTCATGGCTATCATAGATGATTATAACAAACAGTATGGTACAAACCATTCTGTAGCTGAGTTTGATGCTTACTATCAGGATGTGCAGAAGCGCATCAAGAGCCAAAAGTACACTAATCAAGACTATGCACATAAAAACAAGATAGATATTACGATTGTGGTGGATATGTTGCTGACAGGCTTTGACTCCAAGTATCTGAATACGCTGTATGTGGATAAGAACTTGAAATATCATGGTCTGGTGCAGGCATTCTCACGTACCAACAGAATCTTAAACGACACGAAACCCTACGGGAACATCCTTGATTTTAGAGGGCAGCAGGATGCTGTTGATGAGGCTATTGCATTGTTCTCGGGCGAAAAGAATGGAGATGTTGCTCGACAAGTATGGCTTGTGGAGCCTGCAGAAGTCATCATACAGAAATACTGCAAGGCTGTGAATGACTTGCGCAATTTCATGCATCTTCAGAATCTGGAGTTTAAACCTGAAGAGGTAGCTAACCTGAAAGGCGATGATGCCAAGGCTGGCTTCATCAACTATTTCAAGGAGGTGCAGCGATACAAGACCCAATTGGATCAATACACAGACCTTGTGAAAGTTGACAATAATGAAAATCCTTGGATGGCAAGTGAACTCATTGCCACAACGACATACGGTTTCAGGGATGATGATGAACTGCGCGCATTCCGTGGTGCTTACCTTGATGTAGCCAAGCAACTGAAGACAAAACGCGAAAGCAACGATATAACAGTCTCTACAGAGATTGAGGACTTGGATTTCGAGTTTGTCCTGTTTGCGTCGGCTCTGATAGACTATGATTATATCATGGAGTTAATTAGCCGCTATGTGGGTGCGCCCTCTATGCAGAAGATGACAAAGGAACAATTGGTAAACCTGATATGTTCCAGTGCCAACCTCATAGATGAGCGTGAGGATATCATCGACTATATTGACGACTTGGATGCCAAAGGTGTGAACGGCAAGACAGAGAAGGAAATAGAACAAGGCTATGAACTTTTCAAAAAAGACAAGTTCACCAAGGCTATCTCTTCCATTGCCGAAAAACATCACTTGGATATCGAAGCCGTTCAGACTTTTGTCAATGAAATCGTAGAGCGAAGAATCTTTGACGGTGAAAAACTTTACGACCTGATTGCCCCTCTGGAATTAGGCTGGAAAGATCGTGCCCGAAAAGAAGAGGAATTGATGAAAGACTTGATTCCTTTACTGAAGCGAATGGCAGGAGGCCAGAAAATTTCTGGACTTTCAGCGTATGAGAATTAA
- a CDS encoding restriction endonuclease subunit S: protein MDNNLTCSPQHLRFPGFKEISSWEEKRLGDIFVRITKKNKENNKNVLTISAQHGLVSQYDYFNKNVASLDVSNYYLIEKGDFAYNKSRSQGYPYGAIKPLSLYDEGVVSPLYICFRLKENEGNADFFRHYFETDLFNNEIAKIAQEGARNHGLLNISSEEFFDIQLRVPSIEEQAKIAKGLSSIDELIYACNEKLELLKAHKKGLMQQLLAPINGGG, encoded by the coding sequence ATGGATAATAACTTAACTTGTTCCCCGCAACATCTTAGATTTCCAGGATTTAAAGAAATTAGTAGTTGGGAAGAAAAAAGATTGGGTGATATCTTTGTGAGGATCACAAAGAAGAATAAAGAAAACAATAAAAACGTCTTGACTATTTCGGCTCAACATGGCTTAGTAAGTCAATATGACTATTTTAACAAAAATGTTGCATCTTTAGATGTATCTAATTATTATCTTATAGAGAAAGGTGATTTTGCTTATAATAAGAGTCGTTCACAAGGCTATCCATATGGTGCAATTAAACCTTTGTCGTTGTATGATGAAGGTGTCGTTTCACCGTTGTATATATGTTTTAGATTAAAGGAAAACGAAGGTAACGCAGATTTCTTTCGACACTATTTTGAGACGGACTTATTCAATAACGAAATCGCTAAAATAGCCCAAGAAGGTGCAAGAAATCACGGATTGTTAAATATTTCATCAGAAGAGTTTTTCGATATTCAACTTCGTGTTCCTTCTATTGAAGAACAAGCTAAAATAGCAAAGGGGTTATCATCAATAGATGAGTTAATTTATGCATGCAATGAAAAATTGGAATTACTCAAAGCTCATAAGAAAGGGTTAATGCAGCAATTGTTAGCTCCCATAAATGGGGGGGGGTAA
- a CDS encoding restriction endonuclease subunit S has translation MGGGNSCVTSTLRFPKFKNTKGWEIKKLKDIAFRITVKNKSKKDLPVFTNSASGGIVNQQDYFDREIVTKDNLINYSIVEVDDFIYNPRISTTAPVGPISRNRIGHGVMSPLYTIFRFIDGNIDFFEHYFKTNCWHQYLKNKANFGARFDRMNITNEDFMNMPIPFPPIVEQKQIAECLSSIDEAITLYSEKVSLIEQHKKGLMQQLFPTPK, from the coding sequence ATGGGGGGGGGTAATTCTTGTGTGACGTCTACATTAAGATTTCCTAAGTTTAAGAACACTAAAGGATGGGAGATTAAGAAATTGAAAGATATAGCTTTTCGTATTACAGTTAAAAATAAGAGTAAAAAAGATTTGCCTGTATTCACGAACTCTGCATCTGGTGGAATCGTGAATCAACAGGATTATTTTGATAGAGAAATTGTAACAAAAGACAATCTTATTAATTACTCTATTGTTGAAGTTGATGATTTTATTTACAATCCGCGAATCTCAACAACAGCACCAGTCGGCCCTATTTCAAGAAATCGAATTGGACATGGTGTTATGTCTCCGTTATATACTATTTTTCGGTTTATTGACGGAAACATTGACTTCTTTGAGCATTATTTCAAGACAAATTGTTGGCATCAATATTTGAAAAATAAAGCAAATTTCGGTGCTCGATTTGATCGTATGAATATAACAAATGAAGATTTTATGAATATGCCAATTCCATTCCCTCCAATAGTAGAACAAAAACAAATCGCAGAATGCTTATCATCTATAGACGAAGCTATAACGCTTTATTCTGAGAAAGTTTCTTTGATAGAACAGCATAAAAAAGGGCTTATGCAACAGTTGTTCCCAACTCCAAAATAA